A stretch of the Lolium perenne isolate Kyuss_39 chromosome 3, Kyuss_2.0, whole genome shotgun sequence genome encodes the following:
- the LOC127341580 gene encoding 17.5 kDa class II heat shock protein-like — MEGRVFELENPLMTALQHLLDIPDGEAGNAGGEKQGPTRAYVRDARAMAATPADVKELPGAYAFVVDMPGLGSGDIKVEVEDERVLVISGERRREEKEDARYLRMERRMGKMMRKFVLPENADMEKISAVCRDGVLTVSVEKLPPPEPKKPKTIQVQVA, encoded by the coding sequence ATGGAGGGCAGGGTGTTCGAGCTGGAGAACCCGCTGATGACGGCGCTGCAGCACCTGCTGGACATCCCGGACGGCGAGGCCGGCAACGCCGGCGGCGAGAAGCAGGGCCCGACGCGCGCCTACGTCCGCGACGCGCGCGCCATGGCGGCCACCCCCGCCGATGTTAAGGAGCTCCCTGGCGCGTACGCGTTCGTGGTGGACATGCCGGGGCTCGGGTCCGGCGACAtcaaggtggaggtggaggacgagcggGTGCTGGTCATCAGCGGCGAGCGCCGGAGGGAGGAGAAAGAGGACGCCAGGTACCTGCGCATGGAGCGCCGGATGGGGAAGATGATGCGAAAGTTCGTGCTGCCGGAGAACGCTGACATGGAGAAGATCTCCGCCGTGTGCCGTGACGGCGTGCTCACCGTGTCCGTCGAGAAGCTGCCGCCGCCAGAGCCCAAGAAGCCCAAGACCATCCAGGTCCAGGTAGCCTGA
- the LOC127341577 gene encoding putative E3 ubiquitin-protein ligase SINA-like 9 produces the protein MEGCSSVAVMEGKTNGTEIKARADGPVQGEGTIVLKRMRHVTMGMEVLDCPVCAAPLGPPIFQCSLGHIVCSLCRDKLPGAEKACGVCSKPVSDRCHNMERVIASILVPCSYAAHGCAADVMAYHEMAEHEAVCPHAPCFCPEKGCGFAGTTAALVDHFTTQHKWPMTVFKYFEPFEVPVKAGRHVLCSHSEGKDDGGFFLLRVSWPESPVHVVSLLRVQPHEPESRFGCSVGFSWFQGHYQVTREDTITSTSLSGGMPTDYLCIVAEAGLGGRGRVVLSVTIDREMVYGDDYDKLFEEDGDDESYIYDEDEDDDGSSDGDESSEEEDDEEEEEDDDDGEEEGGDEVVDHTDH, from the exons ATGGAGGGCTGTAGCTCAGTCGCTGTCATGGAGGGGAAGACCAACGGCACCGAGATCAAAGCACGGGCGGATGGTCCGGTACAGGGTgagggcaccatcgtcctcaagaGGATGCGGCATGTCACCATGGGGATGGAGGTCCTGGACTGCCCAGTCTGCGCCGCCCCCCTCGGTCCTCCCATCTTCCAG TGCTCGCTGGGGCATATCGTGTGCTCGCTCTGCCGCGACAAGCTCCCAGGGGCGGAGAAGGCGTGCGGGGTGTGCTCCAAACCCGTCTCGGACCGGTGCCACAACATGGAGCGCGTCATTGCTTCCATCCTCGTGCCGTGCTCCTACGCCGCGCACGGGTGCGCCGCCGACGTGATGGCCTACCACGAGATGGCGGAGCACGAGGCGGTGTGCCCGCACGCCCCGTGCTTCTGCCCGGAGAAAGGCTGCGGCTTCGCGGGCACGACGGCGGCGCTCGTGGACCACTTCACCACCCAGCACAAGTGGCCGATGACGGTTTTCAAGTACTTTGAGCCGTTCGAGGTGCCGGTGAAGGCCGGCCGGCACGTCCTCTGCAGCCACAGCGAGGGCAAAGACGACGGTGGCTTCTTCCTGCTGCGCGTGTCGTGGCCGGAGTCTCCCGTGCATGTGGTGTCGCTGCTCCGTGTGCAGCCGCACGAGCCGGAGTCCAGGTTCGGCTGCTCCGTGGGCTTCTCGTGGTTCCAGGGGCACTACCAGGTCACAAGGGAAGATACAATCACGAGCACGTCGCTGTCTGGCGGGATGCCGACTGACTACTTGTGCATCGTTGCTGAGGCTGGCCTTGGAGGCCGAGGCCGTGTTGTGCTCAGCGTGACCATAGATAGGGAGATGGTGTATGGCGACGACTACGACAAACTGTTTGAGGAGGACGGTGACGATGAGAGCTATATCTATGAcgaggatgaggacgacgatggcagcagcgatggcgatgaaagcagcgaggaggaagacgatgaggaagaggaagaggatgacgaCGATGGCGAAGAGGAGGGTGGTGACGAGGTCGTCGATCACACTGACCATTGA